In Archocentrus centrarchus isolate MPI-CPG fArcCen1 chromosome 21, fArcCen1, whole genome shotgun sequence, the following are encoded in one genomic region:
- the akap11 gene encoding A-kinase anchor protein 11 yields the protein MDACARIRGVPIRSRASVRKETVRDSGAQNVKSLFRNKKELCGIGLELPARDATRLTEIHFVCLPGLSEGEDITQALSSLPGGLCELLKSLHVHSIKNDEVLLLKDSRRLPEHKDEGPQCWLKTVCVLRHNPSTNVYPPASVPTLVGLLGCYTAGLRYTLELQALQRSTAEASQPDEDDTNQSVSSIEDDFVTALEHLEEDDTGDNPSAAPYSHFKKRDVASQTVPAHKRKKELSGSRIIISSSSKKYSAKHRSGPDVSVTVQRSSGVESQWTYCSPGARLPSPLIHVSESEESDCSSPSPIIFLDEVGYQKSLLAKLDIPQVPGGPKERVEDSDSEVSEFFDSFDQFDDLEELNSESCTLTLPLDAISAPAAQKKATESGTSVPSSKYVSRGCSTKGMNPHRFDQPTLPANVKKPTPLKPGSPYSLPSEVPDSPRPVQTPSEENGGPLFSPVSSSAFSPLVDSTEPLEYFWNTEEDGQNSSELRKPQDLCSLYKTYSDFASSLSKEILGSVCGYQSAVDISDNKNLSCVCHKEFKNPSGYLMKLSEIQETVTVAKLQKKSQSLKDGIQRFASDLVEMSLGSALRDLQKGVSTCTTTLCHLAARLTSSVFQMAFHEIGMRRAYVLKERAINGLASFLVGEAVSTALKEFLTVKKQIFHSTVTRFAADLAEELVFEGIMEVCQFSHPSTPLTPSDWSFGHGQEEEEEEEEEEVVSSYASDLSESVIQEAFIELSQADVAFTSQAAISVSVGNICYVSAENTSTHTCSTFANQQVLSSAVPAEDASCTVKKALFTVSGMASCIPVPQAGHALSNLQDSEETAQQRSSLSHTPQTSPKRLTVSSSDDATSVQTHLYSHGTQTSVPAGEPSQKKSPFQNFSGNMVDMIVTEACELITASKMKKGFGDCADFLTKTIRSRRDSDDASDSPSKQGAVRESFRYDCRDSGNVRQGGPVEQANNPPISFQTGALNQGSYRCERGPRTRGVSETHPVMMNTLEVPVTEMGGQRRISASVDDSAPNSGQKSGGTPGTPPSTPQQPSEVSKERQIKQFSKKLKSKLAKEFSPATPPPTPHYQPELGPGPKYTIPEVDKAEFMLKLMRSLSEEADGNEEEEEEEAAEEAGVGGGNRCLETGVGRQAHNPMSARMMSNKEALHYAERLACHIVSMATEMDTLGGAEEEEGEMNQGSEKRRDSVAQFSEQTLNSLWVYAGEVAGEVISDVKRMVSSGQQCSYHRAVRRRSLDRSSSECLHYPHRHHSQPSTDQNRDWRLGRLAEQWSNEAIASTSQSSTSASSTMSSSSSGLSSEYPSCESVTDEYAGYLIRVLKKEGGSRELVLDQYATRLAYRSIKLGLAHASRKIKQRSSSARLHSSKSLPDEWKATGSEASSAKDSTEMDGNAQCCCRDSERQSKREYMDLVHFAESLAYNITCDVTRKLHLSSVRLPKSLTDSCLYKKSKLEDMAENLIRNSFSCPLLSKESKSKHYHSTGSLYDRGYSSKVMQVIEHYARKIVDDTLKMSLASVGHSSREHQGHDRHTHTQRLSEGPALARAMGERACRYCQVQECPHCTKHSRHHYQPMLQRRKRGGDCQPRALSSLEIPKIHIDLDHRVAFAEEMVSMAMETAKRELSNTSLNADSGIGHDGTSYAESLTAEIMTSALSNICQGAHTSASGRETTESTVSQQLSVGDDSLGSWSNLSFEDEHPDDNSSFLHLSDSNGNSSSWSSLGLEGEACEEHLSFSPSDSDNTEDKEAEVKEESSGTLCVDRTQMHIPRTALVIMNSDVREPGSGPQHVTLDPQLRSMLQWLAASVADVPQIQLSPDRELQQLPAVVQKLRERKWKVGDLLHMLLRYYDESHSQPEAREEALEAGTEPHCIPLFQWLLEHA from the exons ATGGATGCCTGCGCCCGTATTAGAGGAGTCCCAATCAGGTCCAGGGCCTCAGTGCGGAAAGAG actGTGCGAGACAGCGGGGCGCAGAATGTGAAGAGCCTCTTCAGGAATAAAAAGGAGCTCTGTGGCATTGGTTTAGAGCTGCCAGCGAGAGACGCCACCAGACTGACAGAG AttcactttgtgtgtctgcctggTTTAAGTGAAGGAGAAGACATCACTCAG gcTCTGTCTTCCCTGCCAGGGGGGCTGTGTGAGCTTCTCAAGTCCCTACACGTCCACAGCATCAAGAATGACGAAGTCCTGCTGCTCAAAGACTCCCGCAGGCTGCCGGAGCACAAGGATGAGGGACCTCAG tGTTGGTTAAAGACAGTGTGCGTGCTGAGGCATAATCCCAGCACCAACGTTTACCCTCCAGCCAGTGTTCCGACTTTggtggggctgctggggtgctACACGGCAGGTCTCCGCTATACGCTGGAGCTTCAGGCTCTTcagaggagcacagctgaagcCAGCCAGCCAGACGAAGACGATACCAACCAGTCGGTCTCTTCGATCGAGGATGACTTTGTCACAGCCCTAGAACATCTGGAGGAGGACGACACAGGAGACAATCCCT CTGCAGCTCCATATAGTCATTTTAAAAAGCGCGATGTGGCTTCACAGACTGTCCCAGCCcacaagagaaaaaaggaaTTATCAGGCTCCCGCATTATCATAAGCTCATCTTCAAAGAAGTATTCAGCCAAGCACAGATCCGGTCCTGATGTATCTGTCACAGTACAGAGGTCGTCGGGCGTGGAATCCCAGTGGACTTACTGCAGTCCTGGAGCGCGTCTCCCCTCACCTTTGATTCATGTCAGTGAATCAGAAGAATCAGACTGTTCCAGCCCCAGTCCTATCATTTTCCTAGATGAAGTGGGCTACCAGAAGAGCCTGCTGGCCAAGCTGGACATTCCTCAGGTGCCAGGGGGCCCCAAAGAGCGAGTTGAAGACTCAGATTCTGAAGTTAGTGAGTTCTTTGACAGCTTTGACCAGTTTGATGACTTGGAGGAGCTTAACTCAGAGAGCTGCACTCTTACTCTGCCTCTGGATGCAATCAGTGCCCCAGCAGCACAGAAAAAGGCTACTGAATCTGGCACAAGTGTGCCATCTTCAAAATATGTTTCTAGGGGCTGCTCAACCAAGGGAATGAATCCTCACCGCTTTGATCAGCCCACTCTCCCAGCCAATGTGAAAAAACCCACCCCCCTGAAACCAGGCTCTCCTTACTCACTTCCCTCTGAGGTGCCTGATTCCCCACGGCCTGTACAGACCCCTTCCGAGGAGAACGGCGGCCCCCTCTTCAGTCCTGTCAGCTCCTCTGCCTTCAGTCCCCTGGTGGACTCCACTGAGCCACTGGAATACTTCTGGAATACAGAAGAGGATGGACAGAACAGCTCTGAGCTACGTAAACCCCaggatctctgctctttgtacAAGACCTACTCAGACTTTGCTAGCAGTCTGTCCAAAGAAATTCTTGGATCTGTGTGTGGCTACCAGTCTGCTGTCGACATCAGTGACAACAAGAATCTCAGCTGTGTCTGCCACAAAGAATTTAAGAACCCTTCAGGATACCTGATGAAGCTCTCAGAAATACAGGAGACTGTAACAGTGGCCAAGCTGCAGAAGAAGTCCCAGTCTTTGAAAGATGGCATTCAGAGGTTTGCCAGTGACCTAGTGGAAATGAGCTTGGGCAGTGCTTTGCGAGACCTCCAAAAAGGGGTGTCGACCTGCACCACCACCTTGTGCCACCTAGCTGCTAGACTTACCTCTTCAGTATTTCAAATGGCCTTCCATGAGATTGGCATGCGACGTGCATATGTCCTGAAGGAGCGGGCAATCAATGGGTTGGCCAGCTTCCTGGTCGGAGAGGCCGTGTCCACGGCGCTCAAAGAGTTCCTGACTGTGAAAAAGCAGATTTTCCACAGCACGGTGACACGTTTTGCTGCTGATCTGGCTGAGGAGCTGGTGTTTGAAGGTATAATGGAAGTATGTCAGTTCTCTCACCCCTCTACCCCTCTCACGCCAAGTGATTGGTCTTTTGGCCACGggcaagaggaggaggaagaagaagaagaagaggaggtggTGTCCTCCTATGCGTCAGACCTGTCTGAGTCTGTAATCCAGGAGGCCTTCATAGAGCTCTCTCAGGCAGATGTTGCCTTCACAAGCCAAGCAGCTATAAGTGTGTCTGTGGGCAACATCTGTTATGTCAGTGCAGAGAACACCAGCACTCATACCTGCAGCACCTTTGCTAACCAGCAGGTTTTAAGTTCGGCTGTCCCAGCAGAGGATGCTTCGTGCACTGTGAAGAAAGCCCTGTTCACTGTATCAGGCATGGCCAGCTGTATTCCTGTACCCCAGGCGGGGCACGCCCTCTCCAACCTCCAAGATTCTGAGGAGACTGCTCAGCAAAGGTCTAGCTTGTCACATACCCCACAGACCAGCCCCAAAAGATTAACCGTGTCATCCTCTGACGATGCCACATCTGTACAGACGCATCTTTACAGTCATGGAACTCAGACCTCTGTACCAGCAGGAGAACCTTCCCAAAAAAAGTCTCCATTCCAAAACTTCTCTGGCAACATGGTGGATATGATAGTAACTGAGGCTTGTGAGCTAATAACTGCCTCTAAAATGAAGAAAGGTTTCGGTGACTGTGCTGACTTCCTCACAAAGACAATCAGAAGCCGTAGGGACTCTGATGATGCTTCGGATTCCCCTTCAAAGCAAGGAGCTGTCAGGGAAAGTTTTAGATATGACTGTAGAGATTCTGGGAATGTTAGGCAGGGTGGCCCTGTTGAACAAGCAAACAATCCTCCCATTTCCTTTCAGACAGGCGCTCTAAACCAGGGGAGTTACCGATGTGAGCGAGGCCCCAGGACCAGAGGTGTGTCTGAAACACATCCTGTGATGATGAATACTTTGGAAGTGCCGGTTACTGAGATGGGTGGACAAAGGAGGATATCCGCTTCTGTGGATGATTCAGCACCAAACTCTGGACAGAAATCAGGTGGGACTCCTGGTACTCCTCCTTCCACCCCTCAGCAGCCCAGTGAGGTCTCCAAGGAGAGACAGATAAAGCAGTTCTCCAAGAAGCTGAAGAGCAAGCTGGCTAAAGAATTTTCCCCTGCAACGCCACCTCCGACCCCTCACTATCAGCCTGAGCTGGGCCCAGGGCCAAAATACACCATCCCAGAGGTGGACAAGGCAGAGTTTATGCTCAAACTGATGAGATCTCTTTCTGAGGAGGCTGATGgaaatgaggaggaagaagaggaagaagcagcagaagaagccGGCGTTGGTGGCGGTAACAGATGTTTAGAGACGGGGGTTGGCCGACAGGCACACAACCCGATGTCTGCTCGCATGATGTCCAACAAAGAAGCTCTCCACTATGCTGAGCGGTTGGCGTGTCACATAGTCTCCATGGCAACAGAGATGGACACCCTGGGaggtgcagaggaggaggagggagagatgAACCAGGGCAGTGAGAAGAGGAGAGACAGTGTGGCTCAGTTTTCAGAGCAGACCCTTAACTCGTTGTGGGTGTATGCAGGGGAGGTGGCGGGAGAGGTGATCAGTGACGTGAAGAGGATGGTGAGCTCTGGACAGCAATGTTCGTATCACAGAGCTGTCAGAAGAAGAAGCTTGGACAGATCTAGCTCTGAATGTTTGCATTACCCCCATAGACACCACTCTCAACCCAGCACAGACCAGAACAGAGACTGGAGGTTAGGGAGGCTGGCTGAGCAGTGGTCCAATGAAGCGATAGCCTCGACCTCCCAGTCTTCCACTTCTGCTTCAAGCACCATGTCTAGCTCCAGCTCTGGTCTGTCCTCTGAGTATCCCAGCTGTGAGAGCGTGACAGATGAGTATGCTGGCTACCTCATTAGAGTACTGAAAAAAGAAGGGGGCAGTAGGGAGTTAGTCCTGGACCAGTATGCCACTCGTTTGGCTTACCGTTCTATAAAACTAGGCTTGGCTCACGCCAGTCGCAAGATAAAGCAGAGATCTTCCAGTGCACGTCTTCACTCCTCTAAGTCTCTGCCAGATGAGTGGAAAGCTACTGGTAGTGAAGCCTCATCAGCCAAGGATAGCACAGAGATGGATGGAAATGCTCAGTGTTGTTGCAGGGACTCTGAAAGGCAGAGTAAGAGGGAGTACATGGATCTAGTCCACTTTGCTGAATCTTTAGCTTACAACATCACCTGTGATGTCACACGCAAGCTACATCTCTCCTCTGTACGGCTGCCTAAGTCTCTCACTGACTCCTGTCTTTATAaaaaatccaaactggaagACATGGCAGAGAATCTCATTAGGAACTCCTTCTCCTGCCCCCTGTTATCCAAGGAGAGTAAAAGTAAACACTACCACAGCACAGGGAGCCTGTATGACAGAGGCTACAGTAGCAAGGTGATGCAGGTCATTGAGCATTATGCCCGGAAAATAGTGGATGACACGCTGAAGATGAGCCTGGCTTCGGTTGGACATTCATCCCGGGAGCACCAAGGCCAcgacagacacactcacacacagaggttGTCTGAGGGCCCAGCACTGGCCCGGGCAATGGGGGAGAGGGCGTGCCGTTACTGTCAGGTCCAGGAGTGTCCGCACTGCACCAAACACAGCAGGCACCACTACCAACCTATGTtacagaggaggaaaaggggGGGAGACTGTCAACCAAGAGCACTCTCTAGTCTGGAGATTCCCAAAATCCACATCGACCTGGACCATAGGGTGGCATTTGCAGAGGAGATGGTATCCATGGCAATGGAGACAGCTAAGCGCGAGCTGAGTAACACCAGCCTTAATGCCGACAGCGGGATCGGCCACGATGGCACCAGCTACGCCGAGAGCCTCACCGCTGAGATCATGACGTCAGCCCTGTCCAACATATGCCAGGGTGCCCATACCAG TGCTTCAGGTAGGGAAACCACTGAGTCCACTGTGTCCCAGCAGCTGAGTGTCGGGGATGACAGCCTGGGCAGCTGGTCCAACCTGAGTTTTGAAGATGAGCACCCAGATGATAACAGCAGCTTCCTTCACCTCAGTGACAG CAATGGGAACAGCAGTAGCTGGAGCAGTCTGGGCCTGGAGGGGGAGGCGTGTGAGGAGCACTTGTCCTTCTCTCCCTCTGACAG TGACAATACAGAGGACAAGGAAGCTGAGGTCAAAGAGGAATCCAGTG GGACACTCTGTGTGGACAGGACTCAAATGCAtattcccaggactgcgctggTCATAATGAACTCAGATGTCAGGGAACCTGGAAGCGGCCCTCAGCACGTGACCCTCGACCCCCAGCTCAGGAGCATGCTGCAGTGGCTGGCAGCCTCCGTGGCTGACGTCCCTCAGATCCAGCTGAGCCCCGACAGAGAGCTACAGCAG CTCCCGGCAGTGGTCCAAAAACTTCGAGAGAGGAAGTGGAAGGTGGGAGACCTGCTGCACATGCTGCTGCGCTACTATGATGAGAGCCACAGTCAGCCCGAGGCCAGAGAGGAGGCACTTGAGGCGGGCACAGAACCTCACTGCATCCCTCTCTTCCAGTGGCTTCTGGAGCACGCCTAG